The following proteins are encoded in a genomic region of Dialister hominis:
- a CDS encoding cell division protein SepF yields MSLLDKFKGNFVDNDDDEELDEEEGMEEEGMPASPVNPSAPVPPRSQAVRSSVGRAGVPVRQTSKPYTMVVVSPKEYADAEKIADHLKAMRPVVMNIEKTDDDEAERIVDFVQGVMYALDGRLDRISDKIYLCAPSNVSVSQDSLTPQPEPQAAPEAPQWNQGAQAPRI; encoded by the coding sequence ATGAGTTTACTGGACAAGTTCAAAGGTAATTTTGTTGACAACGATGATGATGAAGAATTAGATGAAGAAGAGGGCATGGAAGAAGAAGGCATGCCTGCTTCTCCTGTCAATCCATCCGCTCCTGTACCGCCGAGATCTCAGGCTGTACGCAGCAGCGTAGGCCGCGCAGGAGTACCGGTCCGCCAGACATCCAAACCATATACCATGGTCGTCGTTTCCCCTAAGGAATACGCAGATGCTGAAAAAATCGCTGACCATCTGAAAGCCATGCGTCCTGTTGTCATGAACATCGAAAAGACAGATGACGACGAAGCAGAAAGAATCGTAGACTTCGTACAGGGCGTCATGTATGCGCTTGACGGCCGTCTGGACCGCATTTCCGACAAAATCTATCTCTGCGCGCCGAGCAATGTCAGTGTTTCCCAGGATTCCCTGACACCTCAGCCTGAACCACAGGCCGCTCCTGAAGCTCCGCAGTGGAATCAGGGCGCACAGGCTCCGCGGATCTGA
- a CDS encoding YggS family pyridoxal phosphate-dependent enzyme — translation MSEIEERLAQVRARIAEAERRSPYGQEVTLVAVTKFHPLEDMEEAIRLGVTQVGENRVQEMEEKRRSLSAPVVWNLQGHLQKNKVKKAVACADLIQSCDSEEILKEIDKKAESAGKVQDVFLEFNISGEESKYGFSPEEFKNAVEAAKACTHVRVKGLMCMAPNEEPEKTRPVFREGRRLWTEMKKEFPEGQITILSMGMTNDFEIAIEEGATMVRIGTAIFGARQYH, via the coding sequence ATGTCAGAAATAGAAGAAAGATTAGCCCAGGTAAGAGCCCGCATCGCGGAGGCTGAAAGGAGATCTCCCTACGGACAGGAAGTCACGCTTGTTGCTGTGACGAAGTTCCATCCGCTGGAGGATATGGAAGAAGCCATCCGTCTGGGCGTTACCCAGGTGGGCGAGAACCGAGTGCAGGAAATGGAAGAGAAGAGAAGGTCTCTGTCAGCTCCTGTCGTCTGGAATTTACAGGGACATTTGCAAAAGAACAAAGTAAAAAAAGCCGTAGCCTGTGCGGATCTCATCCAGTCCTGTGACTCGGAAGAGATCTTGAAGGAAATCGACAAGAAAGCGGAAAGCGCGGGAAAGGTGCAAGACGTTTTTCTGGAATTCAATATTTCCGGAGAGGAGAGCAAGTATGGGTTCTCCCCGGAAGAATTCAAAAACGCCGTGGAGGCGGCCAAAGCGTGCACGCATGTGCGCGTGAAAGGCCTGATGTGTATGGCGCCGAATGAAGAACCTGAAAAGACGCGCCCCGTATTCCGGGAAGGCCGCAGGCTATGGACTGAAATGAAAAAGGAATTTCCTGAAGGACAGATCACGATACTGTCCATGGGCATGACGAACGATTTTGAAATAGCCATTGAAGAAGGGGCAACAATGGTGCGCATAGGCACCGCTATATTCGGAGCCCGGCAATACCACTGA